A genomic window from Candidatus Omnitrophota bacterium includes:
- a CDS encoding MgtC/SapB family protein: MGAMTAMICGTLIGLDRQVRGKPAGVRTSTLICLGTYIYVWLGMAFAGPDADPLRILGQVVTGIGFLGAGVMFNKEGGVVGVTSASVIWILAAIGAMVGMSQYSAALMVTLLVLSVLVGVDKLEKGFMELRQGVHSRSDLEVQKSGNKDQN, from the coding sequence ATGGGCGCGATGACAGCCATGATTTGCGGTACCCTGATCGGGTTGGACCGGCAAGTCCGTGGAAAGCCGGCCGGCGTGCGCACCAGCACCTTGATTTGTTTAGGGACCTACATTTATGTTTGGCTGGGCATGGCTTTTGCGGGCCCTGATGCAGATCCACTCCGCATTTTGGGCCAAGTCGTCACCGGCATCGGCTTTCTCGGAGCCGGAGTCATGTTCAATAAAGAAGGAGGTGTGGTCGGGGTCACTTCAGCCAGCGTTATCTGGATATTGGCTGCGATCGGGGCCATGGTGGGGATGAGCCAGTACTCTGCCGCCTTAATGGTGACTCTTTTGGTGCTGAGTGTATTGGTTGGGGTGGACAAGCTGGAAAAGGGCTTCATGGAGCTTCGACAGGGGGTTCATAGCCGCTCTGATCTCGAAGTGCAAAAATCCGGGAACAAGGATCAAAACTGA